One window of the Candidatus Schekmanbacteria bacterium genome contains the following:
- a CDS encoding sulfite exporter TauE/SafE family protein: MNVNFILIGSLIVFTSFGLKAITGMGAALLCVPLLALIIDIRQAVPIELIFELIFGAILFFRIYREIQVSLLILVVLSALLGISVGTEILLIASESLLRIILSIVVFIFSLRIFITSNKERIGTDRKTSYLLGAICGFAGGSIGGITGQQGPPIALYLENQISDKTKLRSTLIAVFFINDLFRLFLYISEGIMNKEIFFQSLYFIPAIAAAVLVGNFFHFKIDETLIRRLIAIILIVSALIISYPVVYALF, from the coding sequence ATGAATGTTAATTTTATACTTATTGGCTCTCTTATTGTTTTTACATCTTTTGGCTTGAAAGCAATCACAGGAATGGGGGCGGCGCTTTTATGTGTGCCTTTGTTAGCCCTAATAATAGATATAAGACAAGCCGTGCCCATTGAACTGATATTTGAATTGATTTTTGGGGCGATTCTTTTTTTTCGTATTTATCGTGAAATTCAGGTGTCGCTTTTGATTCTTGTCGTTTTGAGCGCTCTTCTCGGTATTTCGGTTGGCACTGAAATTCTCCTTATTGCCAGTGAATCCTTGTTAAGGATTATTTTATCTATTGTCGTTTTTATTTTTTCTTTAAGGATTTTTATAACTTCGAATAAAGAAAGAATTGGGACAGATAGAAAAACATCGTATCTTTTGGGTGCTATTTGCGGCTTTGCAGGAGGCAGCATCGGAGGGATAACAGGACAACAAGGTCCGCCAATTGCTCTGTATCTTGAAAATCAGATATCAGATAAAACGAAGCTTCGCTCAACCTTGATAGCAGTCTTTTTTATCAATGACCTTTTTAGACTATTCCTCTATATTTCAGAGGGCATAATGAATAAGGAAATTTTTTTCCAAAGCCTTTATTTTATTCCTGCCATAGCTGCTGCAGTGCTAGTAGGGAATTTTTTCCACTTTAAGATTGATGAAACCCTGATACGCAGATTGATTGCTATAATCTTAATTGTTTCTGCTCTGATAATTTCCTATCCTGTCGTTTATGCATTGTTTTGA
- a CDS encoding flavodoxin family protein, translating to MQILAFVASPRKKANTDIFTEKFIEGAKSKGAVVEKIYLNDLNINPCQACQGCRETHSCQKKDDMTPLYDKIQEADGFLFASPIFWGEATGQMKVFWDRWYPYLASDFTIHLKEGKKAVIAFLCGAPVPEMYKPILDRWEQTMSFLGISVVDKIEVCGNIEPDSIKKNEEALNRAYEAGVKIAESS from the coding sequence ATGCAGATTCTTGCATTTGTAGCAAGTCCCCGCAAGAAAGCAAATACTGATATTTTCACAGAAAAATTCATCGAAGGCGCAAAATCAAAGGGTGCAGTAGTTGAAAAGATTTATCTCAACGACCTTAACATAAATCCATGTCAGGCATGTCAGGGATGTAGAGAAACACATAGCTGTCAAAAAAAGGACGATATGACCCCCCTTTACGATAAAATCCAAGAAGCAGACGGATTTTTGTTTGCCAGTCCTATTTTTTGGGGAGAAGCAACAGGGCAGATGAAGGTTTTTTGGGACCGTTGGTATCCCTATCTTGCATCAGATTTTACCATACATCTAAAAGAGGGAAAGAAAGCAGTTATCGCTTTTCTATGTGGTGCACCAGTGCCTGAAATGTATAAGCCAATACTCGACAGATGGGAACAGACTATGTCCTTTTTGGGAATCAGTGTCGTGGACAAGATAGAAGTCTGTGGAAACATCGAACCCGATTCAATAAAAAAGAATGAAGAAGCCCTAAACCGAGCTTACGAGGCAGGTGTAAAAATAGCTGAATCAAGCTAA
- a CDS encoding RNA polymerase sigma factor, with protein MQMKRNGFDEDVEVVEKASKGDVLAFKKLYESNKGRIYNYALRMTNDRDAANEITQEIFVKAYRHLKRLRKKDSFKSWLMAIAVNFTKDFLKYKRRKGEIFDDNKRLQQIDNFESNESPESLFLENEMKDAVIKSLSMLKPFHREIIVLYYIEGFSIKEIASIISVSEGTVKSRLSRAREEISKELRRLGF; from the coding sequence ATGCAGATGAAGAGAAATGGGTTTGACGAGGATGTTGAGGTTGTTGAAAAAGCATCTAAGGGCGATGTGCTTGCTTTTAAAAAGCTTTATGAATCAAACAAGGGCAGAATTTATAACTATGCCCTGAGAATGACGAATGATAGAGATGCGGCAAATGAGATTACACAGGAAATCTTCGTAAAAGCATACAGACATCTGAAGCGGCTCAGAAAAAAGGACAGCTTCAAGTCTTGGCTTATGGCGATAGCAGTTAATTTTACAAAAGATTTTTTGAAATATAAGAGGCGAAAAGGGGAAATTTTTGATGACAACAAGAGGCTACAACAGATTGACAATTTTGAAAGTAATGAAAGTCCGGAAAGTTTATTTTTAGAAAATGAAATGAAGGATGCAGTAATTAAATCGCTTTCTATGCTAAAACCCTTTCATAGGGAGATTATTGTTCTCTATTACATTGAAGGATTTAGCATAAAGGAAATAGCATCGATAATCTCAGTCTCGGAAGGCACTGTAAAATCCCGCCTCTCACGGGCAAGAGAGGAAATTTCAAAAGAGTTAAGAAGATTAGGATTTTAA
- a CDS encoding zf-HC2 domain-containing protein has translation MKCRKIKGKLNDYITGILDFETKRLIEKHLADCPDCSNELSLLKRIESNIKAIGYVEPPSDLWIKIREKIENEEKAFFKEWYESITFFPSILWKRIAFVFGIVLILFSVGIFIMQDEFGKEETLYPSDYVAEHIIASYNDPLSDRLALNLIIASENDSK, from the coding sequence ATGAAATGTAGAAAGATTAAAGGAAAATTGAATGACTATATTACCGGAATTTTAGATTTTGAGACAAAGAGACTTATTGAAAAACATCTTGCAGATTGTCCTGATTGTTCTAATGAACTTTCATTGTTGAAGAGAATTGAATCGAATATTAAAGCCATTGGTTATGTTGAACCGCCTTCTGACCTTTGGATAAAGATAAGAGAGAAGATTGAAAATGAAGAAAAAGCTTTTTTTAAAGAGTGGTATGAAAGCATTACATTTTTCCCATCTATTCTTTGGAAAAGAATCGCCTTTGTTTTTGGAATTGTTTTAATTTTGTTTTCTGTGGGGATTTTCATAATGCAGGACGAATTTGGCAAAGAGGAAACCCTTTATCCCTCAGACTATGTGGCAGAGCATATTATTGCTTCTTATAATGACCCATTGTCTGACAGATTAGCATTAAACCTTATTATTGCCAGTGAAAACGATTCAAAATGA